The region CCAGCCTGCTGGTGCCGTCCAGCTGTGCTCACGCACCAGGCCTGGGTCCAGGTCTGTCATGTGTGTCTTTCAGGCTGTCTAGGCAGACCTGGGGTTTATGAGCGTGGTTCCGTAGGGCTTTCTCCCCTGGCATGGTAGAGATGCCGCAGCTTTCCTGTGAATGCTTGAACGTGTGCCTTTGGAGGCGTGgggggctgggtgcaggagaTTCCAGACCATAGTAAGACTTGGGCTCCTGTGTAAGAGAGAGAAGTCTACAAGGTAACCCTAACAACACTGGTGGTCCCCTCCTGGATGCCAGACGCTAGTATTCAGGTGCTATGTGGGAGATTGGACCATGGCTGCATACTTCCTGTCGGTGTTCATCAGGAGGGATCTTATATACCACAACAGTATGTAATAGGTCAGCATACTCCCTTCCAAGCAGATTTCAACAATGCAGTAGTTCCTACAGTGGGAAATACACAAAATCAGGGCCATCATAATTTTAGAGCTAGTTTCTCCCACGAACGTTTAAGCAGTTGACATGTGAAGCCCGTCCTTTTGCTCTACCATCCCATCCCCTACCTCTGTTTTTGTGGTGGCAGATGTGTATTTTAAGGCAGAGCTGCACATATATTCTCATTAAGTCAGGAAGCAAAGAAACATACTGCGGAGGGGAACAGACTGTTTAATACTGCCCGAGGGAGCATGCTGGCCCAGCTCCCTATGTGCGGGGAGGTGCTCACCCCGCAGAGCGGGCACAGGCAGCCGCAGCAATCACGCTTCACGAGAGTTCAGAAGCACCTTCTGTAGAGGAATAAAGGCCCGTGTTCCTCATACTCAAAGCGGTGGACCCACAGTGCTTGGAAGCCCTGAAGCGATGCCAGGATGGAGCCACCTGTCCACACCGCAGTGTCTCTTTCAGGCAACACGTTTACCTGGGGGTTGTCGTGGGGACACAAGCTGCTCAGCTCTCTCTGCAGACGGTTAGGAAGACCGCTGAGCATAGTGCTGCCCCCGCAGAGCAGGATGTTCCCCATGAGGTCCCTTTTGAGGGCGGTGTCACACTTGTTGAGGCAGGACACTGTCTGGGTGTGGAGGCCCAGCTGCATGGACTTGATCAGAGACGGCTTGAAGAACATCTCCGAGCAGAGGAACCTCTCCTGGCCCAGGCTTATCTCCTGCCCATCTGGCAGAGTGTACTGGATCATGTGCGCAGTAGCTGGGACTTTCTTCTCTTCGATGGGGTCCAGGGCCACAAAGCAGCATGTCTTCTTGATGTCCTCCACTATGCCCATCTGGTCCTCAGTGAAGTATTTTCCCGAATTGTTCATCAGGCCCATTAAGTAGGCTGTCAGGTCAGAGCCCGCATAGTCCAGCCGTCCCGTGATGCTGGGCAAAGGATAGCCTTCGTAGATGGGGACCACGTAGGACACGCCGTGGCCGACCTCCACGATCAGGCCGGAGGTCCTGCCATAGGAGTACATGGACAGGCGGGACTGGTAGGCGATGTGCATCGCAGGCATTTTGAAGGTCTC is a window of Desmodus rotundus isolate HL8 chromosome 1, HLdesRot8A.1, whole genome shotgun sequence DNA encoding:
- the ACTL7A gene encoding actin-like protein 7A encodes the protein MALDSTWAPQAAVMGDGPDKRKGEQAPTNTQVLQTAFLKDGPAKRAVWVHRTCSEPEEPTKPAEANEKPKVKMTKAVVVDLGTGYCKCGFAGLPKPSHKISSTVGKPYMETAKMGDNRKETFVGQELLNPEARLQLINPLRHGIIEDWDSVQAIWEYLFQQEMKIAPEEHAVLVSDPPLSPHSNREKYAEMLFETFKMPAMHIAYQSRLSMYSYGRTSGLIVEVGHGVSYVVPIYEGYPLPSITGRLDYAGSDLTAYLMGLMNNSGKYFTEDQMGIVEDIKKTCCFVALDPIEEKKVPATAHMIQYTLPDGQEISLGQERFLCSEMFFKPSLIKSMQLGLHTQTVSCLNKCDTALKRDLMGNILLCGGSTMLSGLPNRLQRELSSLCPHDNPQVNVLPERDTAVWTGGSILASLQGFQALWVHRFEYEEHGPLFLYRRCF